In Onychostoma macrolepis isolate SWU-2019 chromosome 06, ASM1243209v1, whole genome shotgun sequence, one DNA window encodes the following:
- the ctsa gene encoding lysosomal protective protein: MHLVLVCLLLGVLEASGAPNADEIKYLPGLSKQPSFKHYSGYFNVADNKHLHYWFVESQKDPANSPVVLWLNGGPGCSSLDGLLTEHGPFLIQDDGATLEYNPYAWNKIANVLYLESPAGVGFSYSDDKKYTTNDTEVATNNYLALKEFFRLFPEFSKNEFFLTGESYGGIYIPTLAEIVMEDSSINLQGIAVGNGLSSYELNDNSLVYFAYYHGLLGTSLWNNLQTFCCKDGVCNFHDNQDVNCSASINTVQNIVYNSGLNIYNLYAPCAGGVQQRVSIENGQFVIRDLGHLFPNHPWSKAQNEKLRGVVSLFKSSRLDPPCTNSTPSTLYLNNPLVKSALHISPKALDWVICSAEVNLNYKRVFMDVKKQYLKLLGALKYRVLVYNGDVDMACNFLGDEWFVESLQQEVQVLRRPWIYFNGDTQQIGGFVKEFTHIAFLTVKGSGHMVPTDKPIAAFTMFSRFITKQPY; the protein is encoded by the exons atGCATCTTGTGCTGGTGTGCTTGCTGCTGGGGGTTCTGGAGGCTTCTGGGGCTCCAAATGCAGATGAGATCAAATATCTTCCTGGACTTTCAAAACAGCCCAGCTTCAAGCATTATTCTGGTTACTTCAATGTGGCAGACAACAAACACCTTCACTACTG GTTTGTTGAGTCTCAGAAAGATCCGGCCAATAGTCCGGTTGTTCTGTGGCTAAACGGCGGACCGGGATGCAGCTCCTTAGATGGTTTGCTCACAGAGCACGGACCTTTCCTG ATCCAAGATGATGGTGCAACTCTGGAATATAATCCTTATGCTTGGAACAAG ATTGCGAATGTGTTATACCTGGAGTCACCAGCAGGTGTCGGCTTCTCCTACTCTGATGACAAGAAGTACACTACCAATGACACAGAG GTGGCCACAAACAACTACCTGGCCTTGAAGGAATTTTTCAGGCTGTTTCCTGAGTTCAGCAAGAATGAGTTTTTCCTGACTGGCGAGAGTTACGGAGGCATTTACATTCCAACGCTGGCTGAGATCGTCATGGAGGACAGCAGCATTAATTTGCAG GGTATTGCGGTTGGAAATGGCTTGTCCAGTTATGAACTAAATGACAATTCACTGGTCTATTTTGCGTACTATCATGGACTTCTTGGGACCAG tTTGTGGAATAACCTGCAGACTTTTTGCTGCAAAGATGGCGTGTGTAACTTCCACGATAACCAGGATGTGAACTGCTCGGCTTCT ATCAATACCGTTCAAAATATAGTCTACAATTCAGGACTCAACATCTATAACCTGTATGCACCCTGTGCCGGAGGTGTTCAGCAGAGGGTCAG CATTGAAAACGGCCAGTTTGTGATCCGAGACCTGGGCCACCTCTTCCCCAACCATCCATGGTCCAAAGCACAGAACGAG AAATTGCGAGGTGTGGTCTCCCTGTTTAAATCTTCGAGGCTGGATCCTCCGTGTACCAACTCTACTCCATCCACCCTGTACCTCAACAACCCGCTGGTGAAGTCTGCTCTCCACATCTCACCCAAGGCATTGGACTGGGTCATCTGCAG TGCTGAAGTCAATCTGAACTATAAGCGGGTGTTCATGGATGTGAAGAAACAGTACCTGAAGCTTCTTGGAGCACTA AAATACCGTGTGTTGGTATATAATGGAGATGTGGACATGGCCTGCAACTTCCTAGGAGACGAATGGTTTGTGGAGTCGCTCCAGCAAGAG GTGCAGGTGCTGCGCAGACCTTGGATTTATTTCAATGGTGACACTCAGCAGATCGGTGGCTTTGTCAAGGAATTCACCCACATCGCTTTCCTCACAGTGAAG GGTTCAGGTCACATGGTTCCCACTGACAAACCCATAGCAGCCTTCACGATGTTCAGTCGCTTCATCACCAAACAACCTTACTAG
- the ncoa5 gene encoding nuclear receptor coactivator 5 isoform X1: protein MSHRRSRSSTPPLYTTNSNDPRDLERRIFVGNLPTAHMAKKDMEDLFRPYGKIQALSLFRGYGFVQFERVEDAEAAKAGHNGRIYRGYKLDVNMAAERRQNKARSSPPRRPASSYGDSREPRPRSRSPVHGRDSRDHRDSREMRSDSRELRPGPPREHDARGPPDERYRGSESREKDPSFRDEGYDRYYRGEYDYYRKKEEAYPERYREPWNGRRESEEERVRPEERRRNELYRQYYEELQRRFDAERPVDCSVIVVNKLQKEYAETVGRKVRDLGMVVDLIFLNTEVSLTQALEDVSRARTPFAIIITQQHQVHRSCTVNILFGTPQEHRNMPMQDAMVLVAHNFDSFKVEHRAKERDEIARKAAKMADEVLMREPDREGHPASLLTHVTLLSESRFMTPDELARLIDYLRDKRDRLVRGSTDTVAHPPSATLEPSQPTQPLSAPAQPTYTSLPLHSTHLTPVSAPTAANQQQELQAKILSIFNSGSGTSSVSSPAPVSQSQGYSSGLGPQTSGLQSSHAAPTSTGMPKIAAVQPQSSMMNPRPGLRPPGARMAGPTGIPRPAVTTGTGINFDNPSVQKALDTLIQSGPINHLVNMGSVGQGTRSAQGMGQSMDPSPMSHYSRHY from the exons ATGTCGCACAGAAGAAGCCGGAGTAGTACGCCACCCTTGTACACCACCAACAGCAATGACCCTCGTGACCTGGAGCGACGGATTTTTGTCGGAAATTTGCCCACGGCACACATGGCGAAGAAGGACATGGAGGATCTGTTCAGACCATATGGGAAAATACAGG CTTTGTCCCTGTTTCGTGGGTATGGATTTGTGCAGTTTGAGCGAGTGGAGGATGCTGAGGCCGCTAAAGCCGGACATAACGGCCGAATTTATAGAGGTTATAAACTAG ATGTAAATATGGCAGCGGAGAGACGACAGAATAAAGCCAGGTCAAGCCCTCCACGCAG GCCAGCCAGCTCTTACGGGGACAGTCGAGAGCCCCGTCCCCGGTCTCGGTCCCCGGTGCATGGGCGAGATTCTCGAGACCACCGTGACAGTCGAGAGATGAGGAGCGATAGCCGTGAGCTGCGTCCCGGTCCACCTCGGGAGCATGATGCTAGAGGGCCGCCCGATGAGCGATACAGGGGGTCAGAGAGCAGGGAGAAAGATCCTTCCTTCAG AGATGAAGGGTATGATCGTTATTACCGTGGAGAGTATGACTATTATCGGAAGAAAGAGGAGGCGTACCCCGAGCGCTACAGGGAACCTTGGAACGGCAGGAGAGAGTCTGAGG AGGAGCGGGTGCGCCCTGAAGAGCGCCGGAGAAATGAACTTTACCGGCAATATTATGAAGAGCTGCAGAGGCGCTTTGATGCCGAGAGACCAGTGGATTGTTCCGTCATAGTCGTCAACAAGCTACAAAA ggAATATGCTGAGACGGTGGGTAGGAAGGTTCGGGATCTGGGTATGGTGGTGGATCTCATCTTCCTGAATACAGAAGTGTCGTTGACCCAAGCTCTGGAGGATGTGAGTCGGGCTCGTACACCTTTTGCCATCATCATCACCCAGCAACACCAAGTACATCGTTCCTGTACAGTCAACATCCTCTTTGGGACTCCGCAAG AGCACAGAAACATGCCCATGCAGGATGCCATGGTGCTGGTGGCCCACAATTTTGACTCCTTTAAAGTTGAACACCGTGCTAAAGAAAGGGATGAGATCGCGAGGAAGGCAGCCAAGATGGCAGATGAGGTGTTGATGAGGGAACCTGACAGAGAGGGTCACCCTGCCTCCCTTCTGACCCACGTCACGCTGCTGTCCGAGAGCAG GTTTATGACTCCAGATGAGTTGGCCAGGCTAATTGACTATCTGAGAGACAAACGTGATCGTCTTGTCCGAGGCAGTACTGACACGG TCGCACACCCTCCATCAGCGACCCTCGAGCCGTCTCAGCCTACACAGCCTCTATCTGCTCCAGCTCAGCCCACATACACCAGTCTGCCCCTTCATTCAACCCACCTGACCCCTGTGTCCGCCCCCACCGCCGCCAACCAACAGCAGGAGCTCCAGGCTAAGATCCTCAGCATCTTCAACAGCGGCAGCGGCACGTCTTCAGTGTCCAGCCCCGCTCCAGTATCCCAATCGCAGGGTTACTCTTCCGGCCTCGGCCCTCAGACCTCCGGACTCCAGTCTTCTCACGCCGCCCCCACTTCTACCGGCATGCCCAAAATCGCCGCCGTCCAGCCGCAGAGCAGCATGATGAACCCTCGGCCTGGTCTGAGGCCTCCTGGCGCTCGAATGGCCGGCCCGACAGGCATCCCAAGACCGGCGGTCACCACAGGCACTGGCATCAACTTTGATAACCCCAGCGTGCAGAAAGCCTTGGATACGCTCATCCAGAGCGGACCCATTAACCACTTGGTGAATATGGGATCTGTGGGTCAAGGGACCCGGTCAGCACAGGGAATGGGCCAAAGCATGGATCCATCACCCATGTCCCATTATTCCCGCCATTACTGA
- the ncoa5 gene encoding nuclear receptor coactivator 5 isoform X2 → MSHRRSRSSTPPLYTTNSNDPRDLERRIFVGNLPTAHMAKKDMEDLFRPYGKIQDVNMAAERRQNKARSSPPRRPASSYGDSREPRPRSRSPVHGRDSRDHRDSREMRSDSRELRPGPPREHDARGPPDERYRGSESREKDPSFRDEGYDRYYRGEYDYYRKKEEAYPERYREPWNGRRESEEERVRPEERRRNELYRQYYEELQRRFDAERPVDCSVIVVNKLQKEYAETVGRKVRDLGMVVDLIFLNTEVSLTQALEDVSRARTPFAIIITQQHQVHRSCTVNILFGTPQEHRNMPMQDAMVLVAHNFDSFKVEHRAKERDEIARKAAKMADEVLMREPDREGHPASLLTHVTLLSESRFMTPDELARLIDYLRDKRDRLVRGSTDTVAHPPSATLEPSQPTQPLSAPAQPTYTSLPLHSTHLTPVSAPTAANQQQELQAKILSIFNSGSGTSSVSSPAPVSQSQGYSSGLGPQTSGLQSSHAAPTSTGMPKIAAVQPQSSMMNPRPGLRPPGARMAGPTGIPRPAVTTGTGINFDNPSVQKALDTLIQSGPINHLVNMGSVGQGTRSAQGMGQSMDPSPMSHYSRHY, encoded by the exons ATGTCGCACAGAAGAAGCCGGAGTAGTACGCCACCCTTGTACACCACCAACAGCAATGACCCTCGTGACCTGGAGCGACGGATTTTTGTCGGAAATTTGCCCACGGCACACATGGCGAAGAAGGACATGGAGGATCTGTTCAGACCATATGGGAAAATACAGG ATGTAAATATGGCAGCGGAGAGACGACAGAATAAAGCCAGGTCAAGCCCTCCACGCAG GCCAGCCAGCTCTTACGGGGACAGTCGAGAGCCCCGTCCCCGGTCTCGGTCCCCGGTGCATGGGCGAGATTCTCGAGACCACCGTGACAGTCGAGAGATGAGGAGCGATAGCCGTGAGCTGCGTCCCGGTCCACCTCGGGAGCATGATGCTAGAGGGCCGCCCGATGAGCGATACAGGGGGTCAGAGAGCAGGGAGAAAGATCCTTCCTTCAG AGATGAAGGGTATGATCGTTATTACCGTGGAGAGTATGACTATTATCGGAAGAAAGAGGAGGCGTACCCCGAGCGCTACAGGGAACCTTGGAACGGCAGGAGAGAGTCTGAGG AGGAGCGGGTGCGCCCTGAAGAGCGCCGGAGAAATGAACTTTACCGGCAATATTATGAAGAGCTGCAGAGGCGCTTTGATGCCGAGAGACCAGTGGATTGTTCCGTCATAGTCGTCAACAAGCTACAAAA ggAATATGCTGAGACGGTGGGTAGGAAGGTTCGGGATCTGGGTATGGTGGTGGATCTCATCTTCCTGAATACAGAAGTGTCGTTGACCCAAGCTCTGGAGGATGTGAGTCGGGCTCGTACACCTTTTGCCATCATCATCACCCAGCAACACCAAGTACATCGTTCCTGTACAGTCAACATCCTCTTTGGGACTCCGCAAG AGCACAGAAACATGCCCATGCAGGATGCCATGGTGCTGGTGGCCCACAATTTTGACTCCTTTAAAGTTGAACACCGTGCTAAAGAAAGGGATGAGATCGCGAGGAAGGCAGCCAAGATGGCAGATGAGGTGTTGATGAGGGAACCTGACAGAGAGGGTCACCCTGCCTCCCTTCTGACCCACGTCACGCTGCTGTCCGAGAGCAG GTTTATGACTCCAGATGAGTTGGCCAGGCTAATTGACTATCTGAGAGACAAACGTGATCGTCTTGTCCGAGGCAGTACTGACACGG TCGCACACCCTCCATCAGCGACCCTCGAGCCGTCTCAGCCTACACAGCCTCTATCTGCTCCAGCTCAGCCCACATACACCAGTCTGCCCCTTCATTCAACCCACCTGACCCCTGTGTCCGCCCCCACCGCCGCCAACCAACAGCAGGAGCTCCAGGCTAAGATCCTCAGCATCTTCAACAGCGGCAGCGGCACGTCTTCAGTGTCCAGCCCCGCTCCAGTATCCCAATCGCAGGGTTACTCTTCCGGCCTCGGCCCTCAGACCTCCGGACTCCAGTCTTCTCACGCCGCCCCCACTTCTACCGGCATGCCCAAAATCGCCGCCGTCCAGCCGCAGAGCAGCATGATGAACCCTCGGCCTGGTCTGAGGCCTCCTGGCGCTCGAATGGCCGGCCCGACAGGCATCCCAAGACCGGCGGTCACCACAGGCACTGGCATCAACTTTGATAACCCCAGCGTGCAGAAAGCCTTGGATACGCTCATCCAGAGCGGACCCATTAACCACTTGGTGAATATGGGATCTGTGGGTCAAGGGACCCGGTCAGCACAGGGAATGGGCCAAAGCATGGATCCATCACCCATGTCCCATTATTCCCGCCATTACTGA
- the ncoa5 gene encoding nuclear receptor coactivator 5 isoform X3 has product MAAERRQNKARSSPPRRPASSYGDSREPRPRSRSPVHGRDSRDHRDSREMRSDSRELRPGPPREHDARGPPDERYRGSESREKDPSFRDEGYDRYYRGEYDYYRKKEEAYPERYREPWNGRRESEEERVRPEERRRNELYRQYYEELQRRFDAERPVDCSVIVVNKLQKEYAETVGRKVRDLGMVVDLIFLNTEVSLTQALEDVSRARTPFAIIITQQHQVHRSCTVNILFGTPQEHRNMPMQDAMVLVAHNFDSFKVEHRAKERDEIARKAAKMADEVLMREPDREGHPASLLTHVTLLSESRFMTPDELARLIDYLRDKRDRLVRGSTDTVAHPPSATLEPSQPTQPLSAPAQPTYTSLPLHSTHLTPVSAPTAANQQQELQAKILSIFNSGSGTSSVSSPAPVSQSQGYSSGLGPQTSGLQSSHAAPTSTGMPKIAAVQPQSSMMNPRPGLRPPGARMAGPTGIPRPAVTTGTGINFDNPSVQKALDTLIQSGPINHLVNMGSVGQGTRSAQGMGQSMDPSPMSHYSRHY; this is encoded by the exons ATGGCAGCGGAGAGACGACAGAATAAAGCCAGGTCAAGCCCTCCACGCAG GCCAGCCAGCTCTTACGGGGACAGTCGAGAGCCCCGTCCCCGGTCTCGGTCCCCGGTGCATGGGCGAGATTCTCGAGACCACCGTGACAGTCGAGAGATGAGGAGCGATAGCCGTGAGCTGCGTCCCGGTCCACCTCGGGAGCATGATGCTAGAGGGCCGCCCGATGAGCGATACAGGGGGTCAGAGAGCAGGGAGAAAGATCCTTCCTTCAG AGATGAAGGGTATGATCGTTATTACCGTGGAGAGTATGACTATTATCGGAAGAAAGAGGAGGCGTACCCCGAGCGCTACAGGGAACCTTGGAACGGCAGGAGAGAGTCTGAGG AGGAGCGGGTGCGCCCTGAAGAGCGCCGGAGAAATGAACTTTACCGGCAATATTATGAAGAGCTGCAGAGGCGCTTTGATGCCGAGAGACCAGTGGATTGTTCCGTCATAGTCGTCAACAAGCTACAAAA ggAATATGCTGAGACGGTGGGTAGGAAGGTTCGGGATCTGGGTATGGTGGTGGATCTCATCTTCCTGAATACAGAAGTGTCGTTGACCCAAGCTCTGGAGGATGTGAGTCGGGCTCGTACACCTTTTGCCATCATCATCACCCAGCAACACCAAGTACATCGTTCCTGTACAGTCAACATCCTCTTTGGGACTCCGCAAG AGCACAGAAACATGCCCATGCAGGATGCCATGGTGCTGGTGGCCCACAATTTTGACTCCTTTAAAGTTGAACACCGTGCTAAAGAAAGGGATGAGATCGCGAGGAAGGCAGCCAAGATGGCAGATGAGGTGTTGATGAGGGAACCTGACAGAGAGGGTCACCCTGCCTCCCTTCTGACCCACGTCACGCTGCTGTCCGAGAGCAG GTTTATGACTCCAGATGAGTTGGCCAGGCTAATTGACTATCTGAGAGACAAACGTGATCGTCTTGTCCGAGGCAGTACTGACACGG TCGCACACCCTCCATCAGCGACCCTCGAGCCGTCTCAGCCTACACAGCCTCTATCTGCTCCAGCTCAGCCCACATACACCAGTCTGCCCCTTCATTCAACCCACCTGACCCCTGTGTCCGCCCCCACCGCCGCCAACCAACAGCAGGAGCTCCAGGCTAAGATCCTCAGCATCTTCAACAGCGGCAGCGGCACGTCTTCAGTGTCCAGCCCCGCTCCAGTATCCCAATCGCAGGGTTACTCTTCCGGCCTCGGCCCTCAGACCTCCGGACTCCAGTCTTCTCACGCCGCCCCCACTTCTACCGGCATGCCCAAAATCGCCGCCGTCCAGCCGCAGAGCAGCATGATGAACCCTCGGCCTGGTCTGAGGCCTCCTGGCGCTCGAATGGCCGGCCCGACAGGCATCCCAAGACCGGCGGTCACCACAGGCACTGGCATCAACTTTGATAACCCCAGCGTGCAGAAAGCCTTGGATACGCTCATCCAGAGCGGACCCATTAACCACTTGGTGAATATGGGATCTGTGGGTCAAGGGACCCGGTCAGCACAGGGAATGGGCCAAAGCATGGATCCATCACCCATGTCCCATTATTCCCGCCATTACTGA